A window from Photobacterium sp. DA100 encodes these proteins:
- a CDS encoding NCS2 family permease has product MNLEKIFKLSERKTTVSTEMYAGFITFLAMSYILAVNPAILGDIPGMDRGALFTATAIASGLATLVMGIWGNYPVMLAPGMSMNGFFKGVLLSGSIALVWHEALLGIFLSGIIYLLLSMTSIRKSLIESIPEDLKLAISVSLGLFIAFLGLKNAGIIVSNPIILVSLGDIRDPQVAIAYISIFIALACMIRNIKLATFFAFISAIALTVAADVVMGTSNAPIPDSIVSLPPSIAPTFGQIFDFSGFTPEKMFDLLFVVLIFLIVDFFDGLSTIVGVGRDAGIIDKDGKVPNAKSALVADAGGTVVGAVLGTTSVTAFSESGIASSQGAKTGLSAVVAAGLFFASLFFYPIFSIFSAAMVAPAMVVVGIYMIGRIAKIRWEVVEVRIASFFTIMFTVLSFSPANGMAMGFVSYAFSMVVAGKAKEVHPVIYTLAVIFLGYLLFI; this is encoded by the coding sequence GTGAATTTGGAAAAGATATTTAAGCTTTCTGAGCGAAAGACAACTGTTTCGACAGAAATGTATGCAGGTTTTATTACCTTTTTGGCGATGAGCTACATCCTTGCCGTTAACCCTGCTATTTTAGGGGATATCCCTGGAATGGACAGAGGGGCGCTATTCACAGCAACTGCGATTGCCTCTGGCTTGGCAACATTGGTGATGGGGATCTGGGGTAACTATCCAGTCATGCTCGCTCCGGGTATGAGTATGAACGGCTTTTTCAAGGGCGTTCTACTAAGCGGCTCAATTGCTCTTGTATGGCATGAAGCGCTATTGGGTATCTTCCTTTCAGGTATCATTTACCTTCTGTTGAGTATGACTTCAATCCGAAAAAGCTTGATTGAATCGATTCCTGAAGATCTAAAGCTGGCTATTTCGGTATCTCTGGGCCTGTTTATTGCTTTCCTGGGCCTGAAAAATGCCGGTATTATTGTCTCTAACCCTATTATTCTTGTTAGCCTTGGCGATATCCGCGACCCTCAGGTGGCGATTGCATATATCTCTATCTTCATCGCTTTGGCTTGCATGATCCGCAACATCAAACTGGCCACATTCTTTGCATTTATCTCTGCGATTGCGCTGACTGTCGCTGCCGATGTTGTTATGGGGACTAGCAATGCCCCGATTCCAGACTCAATCGTATCTTTGCCACCGAGCATCGCGCCGACATTCGGGCAGATTTTTGATTTCTCCGGCTTTACTCCGGAAAAAATGTTCGACTTGCTGTTTGTTGTTTTGATTTTCCTGATTGTCGACTTCTTTGATGGCCTAAGTACCATCGTTGGTGTAGGGCGTGATGCCGGTATCATTGATAAAGACGGTAAGGTGCCAAATGCCAAATCCGCCTTGGTTGCCGATGCCGGTGGTACAGTGGTTGGTGCGGTATTGGGTACGACATCGGTAACGGCTTTCTCTGAATCTGGTATTGCATCATCACAAGGGGCAAAAACCGGGTTGAGTGCGGTTGTTGCTGCAGGCCTGTTCTTTGCTTCGCTATTTTTCTATCCCATTTTCTCTATCTTCTCTGCGGCGATGGTAGCTCCAGCCATGGTTGTTGTTGGCATCTACATGATTGGCCGTATTGCCAAGATCCGTTGGGAAGTCGTGGAGGTTAGAATTGCCTCTTTCTTCACTATCATGTTTACCGTTCTGTCCTTTTCTCCGGCCAACGGTATGGCAATGGGCTTTGTCAGCTACGCGTTCTCGATGGTCGTTGCAGGTAAGGCAAAGGAAGTGCACCCTGTGATTTATACCTTGGCAGTAATTTTCCTCGGTTACCTGCTATTTATCTAA
- the msrP gene encoding protein-methionine-sulfoxide reductase catalytic subunit MsrP — translation MLIKKPSQLSLSGNEATPETIYKQRRTILKALGITVASFPLANTAQAGLFDGFGKKDEVVDRRRVIASKASAYSNQALSLTPEDKVLQYNNFYEFGTDKSDPAARAQNFKTNPWNIEIGGLVSNPITLGYEDIFKSFPIEERIYRLRCVEAWSMNIPWLGFPLASLLRKAEPLSNAKYVAFETLYDPKQMPGQASRRLGGGIDYPYVEGLRLDEAMHPLTLMSVGLYGKTLAPQNGAPIRLVVPWKYGFKSIKSVVRITLTDKQPPTTWNILAPNEYGFYANVNPRVDHPRWSQASERFIGEGSIFSSRRQPTKMFNGYEAQVASLYQGLDLKRNY, via the coding sequence ATGCTAATCAAAAAGCCATCTCAGCTATCACTGAGTGGGAATGAAGCTACACCTGAAACTATCTACAAGCAAAGACGTACCATTTTAAAAGCATTGGGTATTACGGTTGCGAGCTTCCCGCTCGCCAATACCGCTCAAGCAGGCCTTTTTGATGGCTTTGGCAAAAAAGATGAGGTTGTCGATAGGAGGCGCGTTATAGCTTCTAAGGCATCGGCTTATTCGAACCAAGCCTTGTCTCTGACTCCCGAAGACAAAGTACTGCAATACAACAACTTCTATGAATTTGGCACCGATAAATCGGATCCTGCAGCAAGGGCCCAGAACTTCAAAACCAACCCTTGGAATATAGAAATTGGCGGCCTTGTCAGCAATCCGATCACGCTAGGCTATGAAGATATCTTCAAATCATTCCCCATTGAGGAGCGTATCTACCGTCTTCGATGTGTGGAGGCCTGGTCGATGAACATTCCGTGGCTAGGTTTTCCACTCGCTTCACTACTCAGGAAAGCAGAGCCGCTCAGTAACGCTAAATATGTTGCCTTCGAAACCCTTTATGATCCCAAGCAAATGCCTGGACAAGCTTCAAGACGCTTAGGAGGCGGTATTGATTATCCCTATGTAGAAGGGCTAAGGTTGGATGAAGCCATGCACCCACTCACTCTCATGTCTGTCGGCCTATACGGCAAAACACTGGCGCCACAAAACGGAGCCCCAATAAGGCTCGTCGTACCGTGGAAGTACGGGTTCAAGAGCATCAAATCCGTCGTTCGGATAACTCTGACTGACAAGCAGCCACCAACAACTTGGAATATTCTCGCACCCAATGAGTACGGCTTCTATGCCAATGTGAACCCACGAGTCGACCATCCTCGTTGGAGTCAGGCCAGTGAACGTTTCATCGGCGAAGGCAGTATCTTCAGTAGCCGCAGGCAACCAACCAAGATGTTCAATGGCTATGAAGCACAGGTTGCCTCGCTATACCAGGGCTTAGATCTAAAACGTAATTACTGA
- a CDS encoding IS4 family transposase: MLAHWLIDVDDFASPDSLSLFQKELPLEWIQQALDDTNKASLRRRKLPAELVVWLVVGIGLYRDRPITDVLDKLDLKLSSSLGESIAPSAIPQARKRLTAKPLEALFTLTSQHWVQTEDSEDTWFGLKLFSVDGTQFRTHDTPALAEHFQYVKHSKTRHTEYPVVRLCALCSLRSRLIHNVAFGPSYKGEESYAKQLISSATANSLTIFDRCYLGAELMINWQNQHGSSHWMTPIKSNTKYTIIEQLDEDGRDLIVEMNVSQQARKKDPHLPEKWQARLALYPEKDQPNHIKGVLTSLTDKKYDLQSLLNVYFERWEIENSYGEIKHDMLEDEILLRSQSIEGVEQEIWGTLIAYNLVRLEISRIAKEAKVSPLRISFMMALRDIQDELMWCAIASPGSIPKKLRAMRERVKRYILPERKKRPKSRTVRISKTRYVVRSKHLN, encoded by the coding sequence ATGTTGGCACATTGGCTGATCGATGTTGATGATTTTGCTTCACCTGACTCACTCTCTTTGTTTCAAAAAGAGTTGCCTCTTGAGTGGATTCAACAAGCACTCGATGACACCAACAAGGCAAGTTTAAGGCGACGGAAGCTACCTGCTGAGCTTGTGGTCTGGCTTGTTGTTGGGATTGGTTTATACCGTGATAGACCGATTACCGATGTACTTGATAAGCTAGACCTTAAGCTTTCCAGTTCTCTAGGTGAGTCCATTGCTCCGAGTGCGATCCCCCAAGCAAGAAAACGGTTAACAGCTAAGCCTCTCGAAGCCCTATTTACATTAACTTCACAGCATTGGGTACAAACAGAGGATAGTGAAGATACATGGTTCGGGTTAAAGCTTTTCTCTGTAGATGGCACGCAATTTAGGACCCACGATACCCCAGCCCTTGCAGAGCATTTTCAATACGTTAAGCACAGTAAAACTCGCCATACTGAATACCCAGTTGTAAGGCTATGTGCACTCTGCTCCCTCCGAAGTCGGCTAATCCATAATGTCGCTTTTGGTCCTAGCTACAAGGGTGAAGAAAGCTACGCCAAGCAACTCATTTCCTCTGCAACAGCCAACTCCCTTACTATTTTCGACCGATGCTATTTAGGTGCAGAGTTGATGATTAACTGGCAAAACCAACATGGTTCTAGCCACTGGATGACTCCCATTAAATCCAATACAAAGTACACAATCATAGAGCAGTTAGATGAAGACGGGCGTGACTTGATAGTAGAAATGAATGTTTCTCAACAAGCTCGCAAAAAAGATCCTCATCTGCCTGAAAAGTGGCAGGCTAGACTTGCGCTTTATCCAGAAAAAGATCAACCCAATCATATCAAAGGGGTTTTGACGTCCCTAACAGACAAAAAATATGACCTGCAATCCTTGCTTAATGTTTACTTCGAACGATGGGAAATCGAAAACAGTTACGGGGAGATAAAACACGACATGCTTGAGGATGAGATCCTACTTCGCAGTCAATCAATCGAAGGTGTTGAGCAGGAGATCTGGGGCACCTTAATTGCCTATAATCTAGTCCGGTTGGAAATAAGCCGAATAGCGAAAGAAGCTAAAGTGTCGCCTTTACGGATCAGTTTTATGATGGCTTTGAGGGATATCCAGGATGAATTAATGTGGTGTGCAATCGCATCGCCCGGCTCAATACCCAAGAAGTTAAGGGCAATGCGAGAGCGAGTAAAACGTTATATTTTGCCTGAGCGAAAAAAACGGCCCAAATCAAGGACCGTTCGTATCAGTAAAACTCGCTATGTGGTTCGCTCCAAGCATCTTAATTGA
- a CDS encoding PhoX family phosphatase: protein MSAKTDFSLRAEPEFNQIIDKGLNRRQFLKASSAAGTVAFFGSSTLSSAIAGSNDNKDLIGFEAIPASTEDKITVPKGYQADVLISWGDPLFKDAPAFSQSAGSKAQARQFGDNNDGMTFFLINDERAVLCVNNEYTNHEYLFAHQGKEMSADDVIKSQNAHGISVVELKKINDHWIVNLEGRLNRRITANTEMELTGPAAGDTLLKTAADPNGTKVLGTFNNCANGETPWGTYLTCEENFNGLFGSTETPALDSNYARYGLNTKGAGYDWFKHDERFDLAKTPNEPHRHGWVVEIDPMNPNSTPKKRTALGRFKHENAALTINNDGRVVVYLGDDERGEHLYRFVSKNKYNPSNPTANLNLLDEGTLYVAKFHANDGELEGKGEWIELTFGKNGLTKENGFNSQAEVLIFARKAATQVGATTMDRPEWVAVNPKNQSVFCTLTNNKYRGVKANQPVDAVNPRENNPYGHIVRWMPSGQDHTSNNFDWDLYLIAGNPTVHKGLMAGSDNINADNMFNSPDGIGFDNAGRLWIQTDGKYSNQGDFAGMGNNQMLCGDPDSGEVRRFLTGPIACEITGLTFSPDQKTMFVGVQHPGEDLAPSHFPDGGDAIPRSSVIRITRTDGGVIGAA from the coding sequence ATGAGCGCCAAAACTGATTTCTCTCTCCGTGCAGAACCAGAGTTTAATCAAATCATCGATAAAGGACTTAACCGTCGTCAGTTCCTCAAAGCCTCATCAGCCGCTGGGACGGTGGCGTTTTTCGGCTCTTCAACGCTATCTAGTGCAATTGCTGGATCAAATGACAACAAAGACCTGATTGGCTTTGAAGCTATCCCGGCTTCCACCGAAGATAAAATCACGGTGCCAAAAGGCTACCAAGCCGATGTTCTTATCTCTTGGGGCGATCCGCTTTTCAAAGATGCCCCGGCGTTTAGTCAAAGTGCAGGCAGCAAGGCACAAGCCCGCCAGTTTGGCGATAACAATGACGGCATGACATTCTTCCTGATAAACGATGAGCGGGCAGTCCTTTGTGTCAACAATGAATATACCAATCACGAGTACTTGTTTGCCCATCAGGGAAAAGAGATGTCAGCAGATGATGTCATCAAGTCGCAAAACGCGCACGGCATCTCTGTTGTTGAACTGAAAAAGATAAATGACCACTGGATCGTCAACCTAGAGGGCCGCCTTAACCGCCGCATTACAGCGAATACCGAGATGGAATTGACCGGTCCTGCTGCTGGTGACACCCTACTCAAGACTGCTGCCGATCCAAACGGCACCAAGGTATTAGGAACGTTCAACAACTGCGCGAATGGTGAAACGCCCTGGGGCACTTACCTCACCTGCGAGGAAAACTTCAATGGCCTGTTTGGCTCAACAGAAACCCCTGCCCTTGACAGTAACTATGCGCGTTACGGCCTGAATACCAAAGGGGCCGGTTACGATTGGTTCAAGCATGATGAGCGCTTTGATCTTGCCAAGACCCCCAATGAACCGCACCGCCACGGCTGGGTCGTTGAAATCGATCCGATGAACCCAAATTCGACGCCGAAAAAACGGACCGCGCTTGGCCGCTTTAAACACGAAAATGCGGCGTTGACCATTAACAATGATGGCCGTGTTGTGGTTTACCTGGGCGATGACGAGCGTGGCGAGCACCTTTACCGCTTTGTCTCCAAAAACAAATACAACCCGAGCAATCCAACGGCAAACCTCAACTTGTTGGATGAGGGTACTCTCTATGTGGCCAAGTTTCATGCCAACGACGGTGAGCTTGAAGGTAAAGGCGAATGGATTGAACTGACCTTCGGCAAAAACGGCTTAACCAAGGAAAATGGCTTCAACAGCCAGGCTGAAGTGCTTATCTTTGCGCGTAAAGCTGCAACTCAAGTTGGCGCAACCACCATGGACCGCCCTGAGTGGGTCGCAGTAAACCCGAAGAACCAAAGTGTCTTCTGCACGCTGACCAACAACAAATACCGTGGTGTTAAGGCCAATCAACCTGTTGATGCGGTCAACCCACGCGAGAATAATCCGTACGGCCACATTGTTCGCTGGATGCCATCGGGCCAAGATCATACGTCAAACAACTTCGATTGGGATCTTTATCTGATCGCCGGTAACCCGACGGTACACAAGGGCTTAATGGCAGGCAGCGACAACATCAACGCCGACAACATGTTCAACAGCCCTGACGGTATCGGTTTTGATAACGCTGGACGCCTATGGATCCAAACAGACGGCAAGTATTCAAACCAGGGAGACTTCGCCGGTATGGGCAACAACCAAATGCTGTGTGGTGACCCTGACAGCGGTGAAGTCCGTCGTTTCTTGACTGGCCCTATCGCCTGTGAAATTACCGGCCTGACATTCAGCCCAGATCAGAAAACCATGTTCGTCGGTGTCCAACACCCGGGTGAAGATTTGGCACCTTCCCACTTCCCAGATGGCGGCGACGCTATCCCACGTTCGTCGGTGATCCGCATCACTCGCACCGACGGCGGTGTCATCGGCGCAGCCTGA
- a CDS encoding peptide-methionine (S)-S-oxide reductase, translated as MMKTQQLGFSGSCYWCMEAVFQSLVGVISAEQGWMNALDDTERFEAVLVEYDPLKITVDTLVGVHLYTHHCTSEHALRSRYPSVVYAFTEPQRVRAMEALNLHQADFGDPLLTRVQGAGTFISCEDEKQNYFFSHPSRPFCEGQIMPKLQILLARYSTHVSAGKRRLIEQFQEQSTTMKKGGSDDPPK; from the coding sequence ATGATGAAAACACAGCAACTGGGTTTTTCGGGCAGCTGTTATTGGTGCATGGAAGCTGTGTTTCAATCGCTTGTAGGGGTTATATCGGCAGAGCAGGGGTGGATGAATGCGCTTGATGATACAGAGCGTTTCGAAGCCGTGCTGGTGGAATATGACCCACTCAAAATAACAGTAGATACATTAGTGGGCGTTCATCTCTATACTCACCATTGCACTTCCGAACATGCGCTTCGTAGCCGATACCCTTCTGTTGTTTATGCTTTCACAGAGCCTCAAAGAGTGAGGGCAATGGAGGCGTTAAATCTGCATCAAGCTGACTTTGGCGACCCGTTGCTAACACGGGTACAAGGAGCAGGTACCTTTATTTCCTGTGAGGATGAAAAGCAGAACTACTTTTTTTCCCACCCAAGTCGTCCTTTCTGTGAAGGGCAGATCATGCCTAAGCTACAAATTCTGCTGGCCCGTTATAGTACTCATGTCAGTGCAGGAAAAAGGCGTTTGATTGAACAGTTCCAGGAGCAGAGCACTACGATGAAAAAAGGCGGATCTGATGATCCGCCAAAATGA
- a CDS encoding MATE family efflux transporter, with protein MSAASHLSLKEDSLGRLFLRYTIPTIAAMLVTGIYVAIDGMFVGHFIGENGLAGIMLGYPIGSVLYALGAMVGMGASALVSIKLGEGNEQQARNIVGNALSLCIVISLLTCTLGVLYGESMLRWLGAEGEILQMASDYLFWYFSLGAFPIISMALSALLRNDGQPNRVTLIMILGGVLNVVLDWLFIVVIPWELTGAAIATMLSQLATALLCLQHFFSDKSQLRISWQTLRLRWHDIGQICQLGFSSLLMYLYLSVVLTLHNKAFLWVGKPIHVAAYGIISYTEAFFYLIFEGIALGIQPITSYNTGAGRHDRVIAVRNLAFATTLGFALVGVVFIYSQPDLLVYLFAGDNPALHPVAINGIQHYFWGLPMEGMLLVGATYFQSINRAREASMLSGGKLILISLFIFGLAKLLGVNGVWIALPMCSSMLTIWMLYALRKQSLKP; from the coding sequence ATGTCTGCAGCCTCACACCTCTCACTCAAAGAAGACTCACTTGGGCGTCTTTTTTTGCGTTATACCATACCAACTATTGCCGCCATGCTGGTGACGGGGATCTATGTCGCCATTGACGGTATGTTTGTCGGTCATTTCATTGGCGAGAATGGCCTCGCCGGTATTATGCTCGGATACCCAATCGGTTCGGTCCTCTACGCACTCGGGGCCATGGTCGGCATGGGGGCGTCTGCTCTGGTATCAATAAAGTTGGGTGAAGGTAACGAACAGCAAGCAAGGAACATCGTCGGCAATGCCCTCTCATTATGTATTGTGATATCACTGCTCACCTGTACCCTAGGTGTTTTATATGGCGAGTCGATGCTGCGTTGGCTTGGTGCAGAAGGCGAAATCTTACAGATGGCCTCGGACTACCTGTTCTGGTATTTCAGCCTTGGTGCCTTTCCTATCATTTCGATGGCTTTATCTGCCCTGCTGCGCAATGACGGGCAACCGAACCGTGTCACCTTGATCATGATCCTCGGCGGAGTGCTGAATGTTGTGCTGGACTGGTTATTCATTGTTGTGATCCCATGGGAGCTAACTGGTGCAGCGATTGCCACGATGCTTTCCCAGCTGGCAACCGCCCTGCTTTGCCTGCAGCATTTTTTCTCAGACAAAAGCCAGCTCCGGATCTCCTGGCAAACCCTCCGGTTGCGGTGGCACGACATCGGCCAGATTTGCCAGCTGGGATTTTCCAGCTTGCTGATGTACCTCTATTTATCTGTCGTGTTGACCCTGCACAACAAAGCCTTCCTTTGGGTCGGCAAACCGATCCACGTTGCCGCATACGGCATTATTAGTTATACCGAAGCTTTCTTTTACCTTATTTTTGAGGGAATTGCGTTGGGGATCCAACCAATCACCAGCTACAACACAGGAGCTGGTAGGCATGACCGCGTTATTGCGGTGAGAAATCTTGCCTTCGCCACAACGCTTGGGTTTGCACTCGTGGGGGTAGTCTTCATCTATAGCCAACCAGATTTACTGGTATATCTCTTTGCCGGTGACAACCCTGCCCTTCACCCTGTTGCAATCAATGGTATCCAGCACTATTTCTGGGGCTTACCTATGGAAGGAATGCTGCTGGTCGGTGCAACCTATTTCCAGTCGATTAACCGGGCTCGCGAAGCTTCTATGCTGTCTGGGGGTAAGCTGATCCTAATCAGCCTCTTCATATTTGGCTTAGCCAAGCTATTGGGGGTTAACGGTGTTTGGATTGCCCTACCGATGTGTAGCAGTATGCTGACCATATGGATGCTGTACGCACTCCGAAAGCAAAGCCTGAAGCCGTAG
- a CDS encoding amidohydrolase, whose translation MFKKTLVAVSLAAASLASATGVAAENVDLLIKNATVLTMDNDKNVYENGLVAVKENKIVAVTDGSDIEEFEAKKVIDADGDIVMPGLINTHTHVSMTVFRSLADDVPDRLHRYIFPLENKLVTRDMVRIGAQLGNVEMLKGGVTTYADMYYFEDEVAKTVDEIGMRAILGETVIKFPVADAANAEEGIKYAVNFIEEYKDHPRITPAFAPHAPYTNTTETLQKITELSKKYDVPVLIHLAESDREDQVIAERSGGMSPVEYMADIGALTPNLVGAHVINVSDSDIELLKKHDVGIAHNMSANIKSAKGVSPALKMFDDGLRIGLGTDGPMSGNTISTLDEFNQVAKVHKLVNKDRAAMPPMKVVEMATIGAARALHMEDTIGSLEVGKLADIIVIDTKAPNMVPVYNPYSALVYSAYAANVKHTIVDGQILMKDRTMTTVDEDKIRNEALAFADKVRKTVIESGEVVQ comes from the coding sequence ATGTTCAAAAAAACTCTTGTAGCGGTTTCTCTTGCTGCAGCTTCTCTTGCTAGTGCAACCGGTGTGGCCGCTGAAAATGTCGACCTGCTGATCAAAAACGCCACCGTCCTTACAATGGACAATGACAAGAACGTTTATGAAAATGGTCTTGTGGCGGTAAAAGAAAACAAAATTGTCGCAGTCACTGACGGCAGTGACATTGAAGAGTTTGAGGCGAAGAAAGTGATCGACGCCGACGGTGATATCGTGATGCCGGGCCTTATCAACACCCACACTCACGTTTCCATGACGGTATTCCGCTCGCTAGCCGATGATGTGCCAGATCGCCTCCACCGCTATATCTTCCCGTTGGAAAATAAACTTGTAACACGTGATATGGTACGCATCGGCGCCCAGTTAGGTAACGTTGAGATGCTAAAAGGTGGTGTCACGACCTATGCGGACATGTATTACTTCGAAGATGAAGTCGCTAAAACTGTCGATGAAATCGGTATGCGCGCTATCTTGGGTGAAACGGTGATTAAATTCCCAGTAGCCGATGCGGCAAACGCAGAAGAGGGCATCAAGTACGCGGTTAACTTCATCGAAGAATATAAAGATCACCCTCGTATCACACCGGCATTTGCCCCACACGCACCATATACCAACACCACAGAAACGCTACAAAAGATCACCGAGCTGTCGAAGAAATATGATGTCCCAGTGTTAATCCACCTTGCGGAATCTGATCGCGAAGATCAGGTCATTGCTGAGCGCAGCGGCGGTATGTCACCGGTTGAATACATGGCCGATATCGGTGCACTTACCCCGAACCTTGTTGGTGCCCATGTTATCAACGTAAGCGATAGCGATATTGAACTCCTGAAAAAGCATGATGTGGGGATCGCCCACAACATGAGTGCAAACATCAAGTCAGCAAAAGGCGTCTCCCCGGCCCTTAAGATGTTTGACGACGGTTTACGCATCGGTCTGGGTACCGATGGTCCGATGTCCGGTAACACTATTTCTACCCTTGACGAATTCAACCAGGTTGCCAAAGTCCACAAACTCGTCAACAAAGATCGTGCTGCGATGCCTCCAATGAAAGTCGTTGAGATGGCGACTATCGGTGCCGCCCGTGCCCTTCACATGGAAGACACTATCGGTTCACTGGAAGTCGGCAAACTAGCCGATATCATCGTAATTGATACCAAGGCTCCTAATATGGTGCCTGTCTACAACCCATACTCTGCGCTGGTTTACTCTGCTTATGCAGCAAATGTGAAACACACCATCGTTGACGGTCAGATTTTGATGAAAGACCGCACCATGACGACCGTTGACGAAGACAAGATTCGTAACGAAGCCCTGGCGTTTGCAGATAAAGTGCGTAAAACCGTTATCGAAAGCGGCGAAGTTGTTCAGTAA
- the msrQ gene encoding protein-methionine-sulfoxide reductase heme-binding subunit MsrQ, whose translation MPLQITTNWRWKMSPRHVFWLKVFIHSVSLFFIGQLVYLTLSGGLGADPVQGISHFTGKAALNTLLLTLAISPVAKLLKAGMLVRVRRPLGLYCFFWAALHLGGYVALDLNFNWSLVVNEIVSRPYLTLGAVSWAILFALAVTSPQGIQRRMGKRWQKLHNWVYVAAILIPIHYIWSVKSGLFEPIMYIFVTLGLLALRYNRFAKGFAARFTPIRVK comes from the coding sequence ATGCCATTGCAAATAACAACGAATTGGCGCTGGAAGATGTCGCCGCGCCACGTTTTTTGGCTAAAGGTGTTCATCCATAGTGTTTCGCTGTTCTTCATAGGCCAATTAGTGTACCTGACACTAAGTGGTGGGTTGGGCGCAGATCCTGTTCAGGGGATCAGCCATTTTACCGGTAAGGCTGCGCTAAATACCCTACTGCTCACCCTGGCTATATCACCCGTCGCCAAGCTATTGAAAGCCGGTATGCTGGTGCGTGTACGCCGCCCGTTGGGACTTTATTGCTTTTTCTGGGCCGCACTTCACCTCGGCGGATATGTGGCACTTGATTTGAATTTCAATTGGTCCCTTGTCGTCAACGAGATTGTTAGCAGGCCCTATCTCACTCTGGGGGCGGTAAGCTGGGCGATTCTCTTTGCATTGGCCGTGACCTCACCTCAGGGCATTCAGCGACGTATGGGCAAGCGCTGGCAAAAACTGCATAACTGGGTGTACGTTGCCGCAATACTCATACCGATACATTATATCTGGTCGGTAAAGTCAGGCTTATTCGAGCCAATAATGTACATTTTCGTGACGCTGGGTTTACTGGCCCTTCGCTATAACAGGTTTGCAAAAGGGTTTGCTGCGCGATTTACACCAATCCGTGTTAAATAA
- a CDS encoding DUF3297 family protein, which translates to MSDSKPALPDHLACNPRSPFHVAECFEHQIGIRLNGKERTDVEEYCISEGWVKIPSPKALDRRGQPILITLKGTVEAYYV; encoded by the coding sequence ATGAGCGACTCTAAACCAGCATTGCCAGATCATCTTGCATGTAATCCACGTAGCCCATTTCACGTGGCGGAATGTTTTGAACATCAGATCGGTATTCGTCTAAACGGCAAAGAGCGTACAGATGTTGAAGAGTACTGCATCAGTGAAGGCTGGGTTAAAATCCCTTCGCCTAAAGCCTTGGATCGTCGCGGCCAGCCAATTCTGATTACCCTCAAAGGTACGGTTGAAGCGTATTATGTGTAA
- a CDS encoding patatin family protein, which produces MIIEGTIGTKSALVVEGGAMRGIFAAGVLDHFLDIGHRPFDFCIGVSAGSTNLAAWLANQPGRSHRVITDYSCRKQFIDFTRFIRGGHWLDLDWLWEVTIDEIPIDGWELEQQSIPLFVVTTNVENGEPHYIQATEQNLNQLLKASCAVPLAYRDFPQMDGYEMTDGGVADSIPVIKAYEMGARDITVVLSRPQGYRKKSPSSAWLVRKLLGEKKHLVQAMLERAERYNRAIDFISNPPDDCNIKVINPPDNFEVGRVTTDSRKLQRGYEQGIAAAKVMTPS; this is translated from the coding sequence ATGATCATTGAAGGTACTATTGGAACTAAATCAGCGTTAGTTGTTGAAGGCGGGGCAATGCGAGGGATTTTTGCTGCGGGTGTGCTGGACCACTTCCTCGACATTGGCCATCGACCATTTGATTTTTGTATTGGTGTTTCAGCTGGTTCGACAAATTTGGCTGCTTGGCTGGCCAATCAACCGGGACGCTCGCACCGGGTTATTACTGACTACTCTTGTCGTAAGCAATTTATCGACTTTACCCGCTTTATTCGTGGTGGACACTGGCTTGATCTTGATTGGCTATGGGAGGTGACGATCGATGAAATCCCGATTGATGGCTGGGAGCTAGAGCAGCAGTCGATACCGCTGTTTGTCGTAACAACCAATGTTGAAAACGGTGAGCCTCATTATATCCAGGCCACTGAGCAAAACTTGAATCAGCTGTTAAAGGCTTCTTGTGCCGTACCGTTAGCATACAGGGACTTTCCGCAAATGGATGGCTACGAGATGACTGATGGGGGGGTGGCAGATTCCATCCCGGTTATTAAAGCCTATGAAATGGGTGCGCGCGATATTACGGTTGTGCTTTCACGTCCGCAGGGCTATCGGAAAAAATCTCCGAGCAGCGCTTGGTTAGTGCGAAAATTGCTAGGTGAAAAAAAACACTTAGTGCAGGCGATGCTGGAGCGTGCAGAACGCTATAATCGTGCGATCGATTTTATCTCTAATCCGCCAGACGACTGCAACATCAAGGTCATTAATCCACCAGATAACTTTGAAGTGGGGCGGGTAACCACCGACAGTCGTAAATTGCAGCGGGGTTATGAGCAGGGTATTGCGGCAGCTAAAGTAATGACACCAAGCTAA